TGCCCTGCATATTGCTAAATGGGCTGCGCACGCCACAATTGCCGATGCACCACCCTTTCATGGGGAGATGAGCTATAATGATGAGTATATGGTGTGGTTTCGTCCCCGCACTGTTCGCCATATTACAAAAAAGACTTCGTACTGGGACACTTTGGTAAGTTTACAAAGACTATTTCATTATAAATGTACCTTGCTTCGCATAGTTTAGTTCAACCTACTAACACTACTCTTGTACATTTGTGACAGGTTGAATCGCAGTTGAGCATTATAGCGAAGTGCGAACCAGGGTCTGAGATCTACACCGACTCTATTAATGCCTTGCAAGCTGTTGAAGAGATCGGTCGGTTAACCTTGGACCATGCACGCGATGTGGGCAACACAAGTGAACTGGCTGTAGGGCCTGGTCGGCAAGCAGGTGGACGTCAAGGGCATGAAGGCCGTCAATCTAGTCAGCGTCATACATCTAGTCGGCCTCCCACATTTGGTCAGCGTCACACACCCGTGCCCACATCTAGTCGGCGTCACACACCCGTGCCCACATCTAGTCGACGCCACACACCCATGCATGACCACACCATGGAGAAAGCAAGTCAGACAACAGATGAGATGTGTTTGGACATTGCTTATGACATAGGCTCCATGGCACATGATGATGCGGGTCCATCCCATACGTTTGCCCATGGAGACACAACTCGGTCGCCATCCATGAGGAGTGATGGTACTTGCCCACCCACATCCCCTAGTACATCTCCGTTGCCCACCACCTGTACGTCTCCCCCACTGACTACCAGCCCTGCCCCCGCAATTGTACATGGTAGAGATGAGATGAGGTTCATGCCCACTCCTGGGCGACCCACCCCTGGTGCTGTCCCCCCTGAGTTTGTGCATACCGCGTTCATCCAGACACagataccccccccccccccccaccagaGCCTTCGCACATTGAGGATCGGTCGCGAAGGCCGTAACGGACACGGACACATCCTTCTGACTGTGGGACTGTATATGGTACTatacactacaagaaaaacgGGCTATTGCGGCGGGCCAAAAGCGCCGCTAAAGGTCCATTTGACCTATAGCGGCGGGTGCTATTGCGGCGGGCCATCCCACCAGTGCTGCAGTGCCGCTATAGGTTAATTGCAGCGGTCGCAAAAAGTGCCGCAATAGATCTGTCATTTAGCAGCGCTTTTTGTCTATTGCGGCGGTCCAAAAACCGCCGCCATATGAGGTTGCCATCCGGGTCAATTGGCCTTTTAGTGGCGGGATAGGCCCGCCGCTATACACCTATTGCGGCGGTCAATAAGCGCCGCTATAGGACTTTATGAACAACATACCCAATATACCTTTTAGCGGCGGGCGataaacgccactataggtctaattatttcataattttagtCCTTCAGTGGCGGTTTTTGCCCGCCGCTataggttcttttttttttttttcctccttctgGGTCCTGAAACCACATTTCTATTACAAATAACCTGTAATAATTTTAGCTCCACTAAGACATTACCACAAAAGTAACTAGATAACACCACAAATGTCTCCAAactaacattatattcttatcaCTACTCACAAACCAATGATAAGAATTAAGATAagattcaaacaaacaaaaaaaaaaaaaagggtgcaTGCAATTATTCTCACTATAAAACCAGTATAGTTTTTctttacacaattttttgaGTTGTGAAAGTGTATGCCAATAAAGtggtaaataaaatttttattaaaaaaataaaaaatcaagcattcttgtaaaaagaagataaagattGGATTTTGTATCAATACCTTTGGGATTTCCGACTCTAGAACGAACTGTGGCATTTGGCTGATCCAAGTTACAAAAGAAGCAAGTAGACCTATAGATTCATCATTTAAAAACCATCAGAAAAGTTGATATAGAGCAGCCAATAGCAAAGATTTTAACTTTAGAGGACTTTGACTTTTCCTTGAGACCCATTAATTACAGATGGAGAAGGAAATTTAAGAAAGGATAGAAATATCAACATAATGCTTTTCATTAACTTCAATTAATaaccaattatttaaaaataaataaataaagggcaCTACTGAAAGGTCAAAATGAATAATTACAGAAGGAAATCTCCTTCAAAATTAAGTTGACCATAATAGAACATATGGACTTATCACAAGAAAATGACCTTTTAAAACTAGAAGCCAACTTAGTAGAAGCATGAGCTGCACTATTACAGTCTCTACTAATCTAACAAAATTTACAATTCAGAGAACTCTTAATTCATTAGTTATCTCATCAAAAGAAGGAAATAACATGCTGGATGATTTAATAATAACAGTAAAGGAGGACACAACCCCAAAAAGACACATTACAGGGTGGAAAGCTTGATGTTCACCAACCAAATTGTCCTGATGTTATTAtgttttaaatacaaaatttattttcttcaacagTCAAAATAAACCTAGATgcaattttaattatgaacCCAACTAGGGAACTACCCACTATTCTCAAAAATGTCCATTTCCCTCTACTTTTGGAAGGCTGAACTTAGACAACCTAGTGGTAATGCATAGCCAGTATGGAGTTGCATAGCCAGTATGGAGTGGATATCGTGGATTCAAAATCCTAAAGTTTGTAGCAAAAATCTTAAGACTACAAAGTTCTACTatgacatatatttattttaaaaaaacatttatagtTCCATAAATTGAATAAGATGTTTGAAATATTTACAACCTATTGCCTAGGGAAAAATCATAGAATGTTTGAAAGCATTCTCATAACTTTTAAGCCGATCAAACAGGTTCACTAATTCCAAGTAGAAATTGGAGGGGCATTTCATTACCCAGTGGAAATGAAATTATATAACTTTCCAGGACCACAAACAGCAAAACATTGGTGTGGCATTTCATTACCGagtgaaaatgaaattatacaGGAATCATAGAACATTTGAAACCATTCAAAAGAACTTCTTATTTGATCAAAGAGGCCCACTTATTCCAAATATAAATTGGAGTGGCATCTCATTACCACGTGGACATGAAATTATAGAATTTCATATTAGACAGGAACATGAACGGGAAATCTACAACTGAGATGATAACAATGAAAATATGGGAATCATTACCGAAGGATTGAATCGCCATCTTATATGATTAcgcggaaaaaaaaaagggtaaattctttaatttccaaaaaatgATTTACTTATCTTCATATGATAAACAAAACAGTAAAGcctataataatattatatttgggTGTagtgtcttttaatttttttttttttatttaaattttttgttgagtaAAACCCCATAAATCGTGAGAAGTACAAGGGAAGGAAAAAACCCTCTATCAATCAAGCAATTTACTATGAAGCTCGCGATGACTTAATACATAGTTTTTCAAGGAAGCCATGCCTTAAAGCAGTCAAGGGTTtttaaaaactgaatttttgGAGGAGTAATAGCTTAAGAGAATATCTGCTTTAACACATAAGGCAAACAGAGAACAAGAAGATCAGAGAAAATCTTTTGAAAAACCAGAAAGTGGGTAAGATGAAGGTTAGAAAGCATGTAactttaataaattttcagCATATATATTGCAAGTGGATCTTGAAAGAGTACATCATACTCACCTAATATTGTCTCCATCAATCTGAAAAGAGTCAGGCTTAGATCCAAGTTTCATGAACTTCATTTTGCTAAAATGTTATAGGAAGAGAATCACAGAAGCAGAAGCACCACCAATAAAATCCAAACTTCTTCAAACAATAAGAAGCGAGTCCAAGCAGAGGTTTAACACCTGAATGTGGCCAACTTTATGATGTTATTAAGGGTAAGGAAGGATggatcaaaagaaaatatttagtatttcttAGTATGACCGAATCTTTCCCATAAAACAAGGccagagtgtgtgtgtgtgtgtgtgtgaatggAAATGGGAGTTGTGTGATTTTTTAACAAACCCCTTTTCACTTGAAGAGACCCCAAAAGACATGGTTGCTTCCTAGATTGGTAACAAAACCCAAGGAGTCCAGGCAAAGAGGTCAGCTTAGGAGACACAGCCAGCAATCTCTCTCTCGAACATATATAATTCCAAAGCCAGAGACACACCCACTTGCTCAAAACTGACACCACCACCCTTAGTTGATTTCCTGCAACAATTAGTTAAACACTTGActgattttgaaaaagaatcaAGTGTCAATAGAACATATGGCTCCCATTCAATTcctaagatatatatataactaaaaataacataaatttatttctcaAGGGTTTTGTAATTATCAAAAGCATATAGTTCAattcaaagaaattaaaagactATAAACAgaacacataaaataaaatgctttaGAGATGGAGAAAAATACAGATCCAAATGtaaactagaatttttttttttttttttttttcagaattatcaaaacaattttgagTAAAAACATTCTCATCTTaatttaacactttttttttaagaataatttaaatatCGAAAATTGATCTAAAATTATcgagaaaaaaacaagaataaaaaagaaaagaactttaATATGGGTGATGTGTGAAGCAGCTATTACTACCAATGTGGTCAAAGGCAAAAGGCAACTTTAAGGTGCCATGACCTTGCATTGCTCAAGGCATGAGACGTCAAAAAGGTGCACACACAAGGGAAACAAAGCGTGCATTCTAAGTATAGTTTTTATACATATAATGAACTTCAATCATTAATACACctaaagtttttcttttgataagttCCAGCACactaaaattaaacaaatatgtCACTAAAACAAATATACAGCAATAGCACTTTTTAGTTGCAGAGAAACTGAATGACACCAAAAGAACATAATAATGGTTCCTAGATAATGAGAAGTCAACTCTCAAGTATTTCCAGCACAATCATATGGCTCAAAAAGCCAACTTTCTCATCTTCATAGGAATCCTACAACAAAAGATATAGGGAAACAATTATCTCGTACCATTTCCAGTGCAATCATTACTGCAATTCCCTAAGAAACAAAAGAGTTGAAATCAAAAAACCCCAACAGTTAAGATTAAGACTTGGTTGAGTCACTGTTATCCATCTTCTCCTCAAatattaatttcaacaaaaaatggcCCACATGGTTGCATTGAAAGTGATGGGTAAAGAAAAgcattaatttttctttgatttcttatCAGTTGAGTTGAGTTTTTCTTCATCTCTAATAAAACATGGTCTTCATTTCCAAGAAACAACACGACAATGACCGACCGTCTACTCCTCATAACAATCAGGGCCTAGtagccaaaataataaaagaaaagcttcCTTCTCAAAGAAGTCCATAAACATTTATAGACTAATAGACAATAAATCCAAGGAGGAAGATCATATTCAGAAAGTGCAGTTAAAAAAATGGatttatttatagccaaaagtGAAACTTACCAGTTGATAAATGAATGGAATACACCGATTCAAATCATAAAAGactagcaaacaaaaaaaaatatgaaaattgaaaaaaatccaATCTAGCTAATGAAATCAACAAGGAAGCGTGTCAATTACTGTGTGGCTAAGACTAACAAATGTAATagttgaatataaaaaaaaaattttaaaaaaaggatgATTTCTTCAGACatgtaaaaaatgaaaaaagtaatCCATAGAAACCCCACATCCCATTTCATTATAGATCAAACATCActttgaaaatatcaaaacaaaaagaaacaaagaaaatattattcaaaGAAGCTATACGTATTATCTTCATAAATCAAAGTGTAATTATAATCTTGTTCAcaacaagaaaagaaacagcTAATAAAATGCCGAtatacccattaaaaaaaataaaattaaatccaaaaataagTGGTACCTGTCGAACTGGACATAGGACAAGACCAACCATCGTTGACAAGCGAAATGTTAGAAGGCATAGGAATACCAGGTGGAGCCACACCGAACTGAGTCCCGACCATGCTGACCTGAACTCGCATCTGGGTCAAGTCCCTAGCTGTTTCGATTGCCGTCTTCAGATCCGTCATCAGGTACCCGACCAAACGGTGCCGTTCCCCACACTCGCCGGCAAGCCAGTCCCTCCGTTACCAATCACGGCGTTAGTGGCCAAAACCAAGAACTCGTTGTGTTGAAACCCAACGAACACTTTCCATGACTATAGCTCCACGAGTTCGTTGTTCTGAACTGTGAGTACGGATTCGAACaggtgagggagagagagagagaggcgaagGTGAGGGTAAGggtgagggagaaagagagtgaCGGCTAGTGCAATGggtaagaagagaaaaaaattaaaaccctaaCCAAagcttattgtttttttttttttgtctttgtctttcCTTTATTGTTAATAAGCCCTTTTtgttaagttttctttttacatattttttcctttttctttcctgggtgtgacatgctttttttttttttttttttaactagatttTTCTATTGTTCAAAGTTTTAAttggatattttatttttttaaagaaaacttttttcttttgtattggTACTGGGCACGattttacattttcttcctttgtttttttttttttttttcctaagtctAAATGCGTTAAGTGATGAGTAGACacgcaaaataataataattccaatataatttaatatttccaattatttaaatataatttaatattaaaaattaataaaatataattcaatattaaaaattaataaatataatataatacttcaaattaataaaatataatttaatactacaaattaataaaatatattttaataattcaatataaaaataataatataaattaatatttcaaattaatataatatatttaaattaatacttcaaaattaatataatatattttaattaatactacaaattaataaaatataatttagtactacaaattagaaaaatataatttaacaattaataacaaaaaaaagggtatgccaattttcatgctaaTCGGATATAATTTACCGTTTAATCTTAAAACTAATCTTTTAtatgttattttaaactataaaaacttgaatttaaacaattaattgatgacatggctattaatatttgatcaccttgaaattttgtaagcatgaaaaatatataaaaataatgtaatctaacagtagatttgtcaaaattcacattaaattaaaaaatatagggttaagttcaagttacacttgatgtaactctaaaaaatgtcaccccaaccaataacttattgttgaatttatattttgaaaatccaaccgttgaatCACaatttctatatgtttttaacatgcatgccaattttcttgtcaattggatgtaatttactctttgatctttaaactcatattttatgcattattttaaattacgaaaacttgaatttaaacaattgattgatgacatggttattaatcttttaatcaccttgaaattttttaagcatgaaaaatatatgaagataatgtaatctaattgtagatttgtcaaaattcacatcaaattaaaaaacataaggttgggttcaagttacacttgatgtaactttaaaaaatatcacacgaaccaataacttattattgaattcatattttgaaaatccaacttttggatcacattttctatttgctCTTAACATgaatgccaattttcatgtcaatcgggtgtaatttactatttgatctttaaactcatcttttatgcgttattttaaatttcaaaagcttgaatttaaacaattgattgatgacgtGGTTATAAATCtctgatcaccttgaaattttgtaagtatgaaaaatatatgaagataatgtaatctaacggtagatttgttcaaaattcacatcgaattaagaaatatagagttgggttTAAGTAACACTtgatataactctaaaaaatgtcacaccaaccaataacttattgttgaattcatattttgaaaatccaactgttggatcacattttctatatgtttttaacatgcatgccaattttcatgccaatcgggtgtaatttaccatttgatctttaaactcatcttttatgcgttattttaaattacaaaaacttgaatttaaataattgattgatgacatgactattaatctttgatcaccttgaaattttgtgtgcttgaaaaatatatgaggataatgtaatctaacggtagattcgtcaaaattcacattgaattaagaaatataaggttgggttcaagttacacttgatgtaactttaaaaaatgtcacaccaaccaataacttattgttgaattcatattttgaaaattcaaccgttggatcacattttctatatgtttttaacatgcatgccaattttcttgccaatcggatgtaatttaccctttgatccttaaactcatcttttatgcgttattttaaacagtgaaaacttgaatttaaacaattgattgatgacatagttataaATCTCTGATCACATTGAAATTTTGCACGcatgaaaaaatatatgaagataatgtaatctaacggtagatttgtcaaaattcacatcaaattaagaaatatagggttgggttcaagttacacttgatgtaactctaaaaaatgtcacaccaaccaataacttattgttgaattcatattttgaaaatccaaccgttggatcacagtttctatatgtttttaacatgcatgccaattttcttgtcaatcggatgtaatttaccctttgatctttaaactcatcttttatgcgttattttaaactacgaaaacttgaatttaaacaattgattgatgacatgactattaatctttgatcaccttaaaattttttaagcatgataaatatatgaaaataatgtaatctaacggtaaatttgtcaaaattcacataaaattaagaaatatagggttggattcaagttacacttgatgtaactctaaaaaatgttacaccaaccaataacttattgttgaattcatattttaaaaatctaaccgttggatcacattttctattttttcttaacatacatgccaattttcatTCCAATCTGGTGTAATTTATCATTTGAtatttaaactcattttttatgcgttattttaaattacaaaaacttgaatttaaataaatgattgatgatatgactattaatctttgatcgccttgaaattttgtatgcttgaaaaatatatgaagataatgtaatctaacggtagatttttcaaaattcacattgaattaagaaatatagggttagGTTTAAGTTatacttgatgtaactctaaaaaatattacaccaactaatatcttattgttgaattcatatttttaaaatccaaccgttggatcacgttttatatttgttcttaacatgcatgccaattttcatgcctatcgggtgtaatttaccatttgatttttaaacttatcttttatgcgttattttaaattacaaaaacttgaatttaaacaattgattgatgacataactattaatctttgatcaccttgaaattttttatgcgtaaaaaatatatgtagataatgtaatctaacagtagatttgtcaaaattcacatcgaattaagaaatattgcgttgggttcaagttacacttgatgtaactctaaaaaatgttacaccaaccaataacttattgttgaatttatattttgaagaTCAAACCGTttgatcacattttctatatgttattaatatgcatgccaattctcatgccaatcgggtgtaatttaccattaatctttaaactcatcttttatgcgttattttaaattacaaaaacttgaatttaaacaatttattgatgacatgaatattaatttttgatcactttgaaattttgtatgcttgaaaaatatataaagataatgtaatctaacggtagatttgtgaaaattcacatcgaattaagaaatatagcgttggattcaagttacacttgatgtaactctaaaaaatgttacaccaacctataacttattgttgaattcatattttgaaaatccaaccgttggatcacattttatatttgtttttaacatgcatgccaattttcataccaatcgggtgtaatttactatttgatctttaaactcatcttttatgcgttattttaaattacaaaaatttgaatttaaataattaattgatgacacgactattaatctttgatcaacttgaaattttgtatgcatgaaaaatatatgaagataatgtaatctaacggtacatttgtcaaaattcacatcgaattaagaaatatatcgtTGGGTTctagttacacttgatgtaactctaaaaaatgttataccaactaataacttattgttgaattcaaattttgaaaatccaaccgttgaatcacattttctatatgttcttaacatgcatgtcaattttcatgccaatcgggtgtaatttattatttgatctttATATGGGAAGacgaaaaaatagaaagaaatttaAATGTCAATGACCCGCCGCTATATCTAAGATTAATGCTGCTAAAACAAGTCTATTGCGGCGGGTCATTCACCCGCCGTTGTAGTCCGCCGCAAAATACTTGATCTATTGCGGCGGTTCATTGACCCGCCGCTATATCTAAGTTGAATGCCGCTAAAACAGGTCTATTGCGGCGGGTCATTGGCCCGCCGCTGTAGTATGCCGCAAAATACTAAAGCTATTGCGGCGGTCATATAGAACGCCGCAATAGGTCTCATGTACAGCGGCGGGCCAAAAAAGCGCTGCAATAGGCGACATATAGCGGCGGTTTTTGCACCCGCCGCAATAGGCCCGCCGCAATTGCTCAGTTTTCTTGTAGTGATAGTTTGATTCAATACTGATTACATATACATCTCTTTATAGTTAAATCATTTGCATATTAATATTTGCTTGTGTTATGTTCTTGTTGTGTTCTTTTCAGGCAAGATGACACCAGTTAAGGAACCAGTGAGGAGAAGAAAACGAGAATGATTCAAGAATTGTCAAGAATTAGTGTTACTTTGGGTTTGTAATGGTATAGGATCTTTTTGTCATGTATAGGATCTTCTTGTCCTTTggtgatatattttttgtagCACATATATTTTGGTAATGAACTTGAAGATTTGGGCTTACAAGCTGACATATTTTTTGTTCGTAACTTGCAAAATTCTGCCAATGAACTTCAGAAATTTCCATTTGAGACCTATAGAATAACTTATGTAAGTTATTTTTCAGTTGCACAACTGTTTTTTTGCGAGTAAATTTAGGAAAaggtggtatttggccattttggccggTAGTCATGTCTACAATAAAAACTGAGATACACTTCAGCTCAAGAAAAAAACCCCTTCATATAACATTCTTTTTGGATTGGTTCATTTgctatattaaatttttaaattttgtcattgaTTTGAGCCTAAATTGTGAGGGGGCAGGACTTGTTATTAGTAATTGGGAATTGAGTTTAGAAATTTTGTTGGTGGATAAGCTTCCTTAGAAAGGTGAATTCCCAGAAATTATTTGCTCTATAGGTTCACAATTGTTCTATGGTGTGGGAATAGAAGTATTTAAACAATTAGGGGTGGAGATGATATCTTAAAAAATGGCTGGCGGTGCAAGAAAGAAGCTGCATTTACGCAGATTCCGTCCCTTCAGACCTGGAAAAGAATCAATTCAACCTAAACACTCACTGATTGGAGGACCTGGCTTCTCAAGGGTAGTATATTGCAACAATACAGAAAGTCAAAAGGTCCTAACTTATGGCAACATTATCTCAGAAGTACAAAGGTTAGTGTCTTGCATTTAGATCCTCTTGGTTTTACATTTTCTGTTGTAAAAAATCCTGTACTTTGCTACAGAAAACATCGCAGTTCACTCATAGCATGGTGATATTTTTGAGCTCTTCTGCTCAAGGTAATAATGTAAGTTTTTGAGAGATATATGGCTGAAGtgacatattttcattttatagatCTTATaaacttttgaatattttggaGTTTAGTAGTGATCAAGCCTTGTGGTTTTGGCAGTATGAATTGCTTGATGAAATGATGGACTTTGGGTTCCCGCAATTCACTGAAGCGACGATTCTTAGTGAGTTTATCTAGACTAATGCTTATAGAATAGAAGTGACATAGCGTCCTCCCATGGCTGTGACGAATGCAGTTTCTTGGCGTAGTGAAGGGATACGGTACAAGAAGAATGAAGTAGGTTGATTTCTTTGTGcatgttattattagttaattgaGTTGCAATGTGACATGTGAAATATTGCTTCATTCATTATAAATCAAGTTTTCTTGGATGTGGTGGAGAGTGCATGTTATTATGTAGCAATTGTTGCATAAAGGGTAAGGTGGCAGCGAAAGAGAAGTGACAGAAAATCATGGGTTAAGCTGGTTGTGTCACTTCTCTTTGGCTGCCACCTTACCCTATATGTAGCAATTGCTGCATACAAGGTTGCTACAAATCCTCTCCCATTTCTGAATGTAGCTTTTAATATTCCCTACCAAATGCTTTGTGTGGTGTCTTTGGAAAGTGGAATATTCATACATTTGAGGAAAGGGAGTTACTGGTGCCACATAtcaagttttcttttctcaagaCTTTAGACAAGTATACTTCCAATTCCATTGGTTTCTCCATGCTTCACTTCATAGACATTTaggtgatttatattttttatgttaatttctTCATGACACTTTTAAGAATGGTCCCCAGCACTCCTCAGTTATCAGATAATGATATCCTACAAGCAATCCTAGTAAACAGACACTAGTAAACAGCTTGTTTGCATGTTACCAAGGGGGCACACCTTTTCTGCGCTCttctaataaaatttgataCTTGTCAGAAACAAAACAGCATGTTAGCATGCTGCTACTTGTTTATGGCAAGTTGATCACGTTTATGGTTGGTGCGCACCAGAAAGTACACGCTAACTTCATCTTGTTTCTCTCTCAATAGTGTGATAGCTTGGGACTGCTGCCTGTACTTATATTATATGTTCCTGTTTTCAGATGTGTAAGGGTCTTTTTGTCAGGTACATGGGTACAATAACTGGAATAAGTGATCTGGACACTGTTCGTTGGCCAAATTCTCATTGGCGATCTGTTAAGGTAATTTGGCTTTTATCATAGCATGCACGTATTCGCCAGTCTCCCAGATGC
The Quercus lobata isolate SW786 chromosome 10, ValleyOak3.0 Primary Assembly, whole genome shotgun sequence DNA segment above includes these coding regions:
- the LOC115963844 gene encoding uncharacterized protein LOC115963844, which translates into the protein MTDLKTAIETARDLTQMRVQVSMVGTQFGVAPPGIPMPSNISLVNDGWSCPMSSSTGNQLRVVVSVLSKWVCLWLWNYICSRERLLAVSPKLTSLPGLLGFCYQSRKQPCLLGSLQVKRGVKPLLGLASYCLKKFGFYWWCFCFCDSLPITF
- the LOC115964231 gene encoding uncharacterized protein LOC115964231 — protein: MPLVHFWVVEGHHPKRVLRQFGMKQGIPVDVDTSIELHKITLQGKHHQDWAKVHALHIAKWAAHATIADAPPFHGEMSYNDEYMVWFRPRTVRHITKKTSYWDTLVESQLSIIAKCEPGSEIYTDSINALQAVEEIGRLTLDHARDVGNTSELAVGPGRQAGGRQGHEGRQSSQRHTSSRPPTFGQRHTPVPTSSRRHTPVPTSSRRHTPMHDHTMEKASQTTDEMCLDIAYDIGSMAHDDAGPSHTFAHGDTTRSPSMRSDGTCPPTSPSTSPLPTTCTSPPLTTSPAPAIVHGRDEMRFMPTPGRPTPGAVPPEFVHTAFIQTQIPPPPPHQSLRTLRIGREGRNGHGHILLTVGLYMVLYTTRKTGYCGGPKAPLKVHLTYSGGCYCGGPSHQCCSAAIG